The Zobellia alginiliquefaciens genome contains a region encoding:
- the recG gene encoding ATP-dependent DNA helicase RecG: MNANSLQTPIVYLKGVGPNRSETLQSELGIHTFQDLLNLFPNRYIDKTHYYKIGQLQRSNADVQVIGKIVHIKTVEQKKGKRLVASFVDDTGEMELVWFRGQKWIRENIKLNTPYVIFGKCNWFNGKFSMPHPEMELQKDHEKGLAVAMQPVYPSTEKLSNRGISNRVISKLIQQIFIESKGRFTETLSEKLLFELKLLPKNESLFNIHFPKNQELLAKAQFRLKFEELFYIQMQLIAKNMLHKQKIKGFNFDQVGTIFNEFYKNHLPFELTRAQKRVIKEIRGDLGSNAQMNRLLQGDVGSGKTIVAVMTMLLAIDNGYQACLMAPTEILANQHFTGISELLKGTGITCALLTGSVKQKDRRPIHEQLESGELQILIGTHALLEDKVKFKNLGLAIVDEQHRFGVAQRSKLWHKNEIPPHILVMTATPIPRTLAMSLYGDLDVSTIDELPPGRKPIKTVHRYDSNRLKVFQFIRDEIKKGRQVYIVYPLIQESEALDYKDLMDGYESIARDFPMPDYQISIVHGQMKPADKDYEMERFVKGETQIMVATTVIEVGVNVPNASVMIIESAERFGLSQLHQLRGRVGRGADQSFCILMTSHKLSTEAKTRLQTMVQTNDGFEIAEVDLKLRGPGDIMGTQQSGVLNLKIADIVKDNDILKTARYHAIQLLKNDPSLEKSENLVIRHAYSQLVKYKNIWNYIS; the protein is encoded by the coding sequence ATGAACGCTAATTCCCTTCAGACTCCCATTGTATACTTAAAAGGTGTTGGACCAAACCGTTCCGAAACCCTACAGTCTGAATTGGGCATACATACGTTTCAGGACTTACTTAATCTTTTCCCAAATCGGTATATTGATAAAACCCATTATTATAAAATTGGCCAGCTACAGCGTAGCAATGCGGATGTTCAGGTTATTGGTAAGATTGTACATATAAAAACCGTTGAGCAGAAAAAAGGCAAACGTCTTGTAGCCAGTTTTGTTGATGATACGGGAGAAATGGAGCTGGTCTGGTTTAGAGGACAAAAATGGATTCGTGAAAACATAAAACTAAACACACCTTATGTGATTTTCGGGAAGTGCAACTGGTTTAATGGTAAATTTTCAATGCCGCATCCGGAAATGGAACTTCAAAAAGACCACGAAAAAGGACTTGCCGTGGCCATGCAACCCGTTTACCCTTCCACGGAAAAATTGAGTAATAGAGGAATTTCCAACCGGGTGATTAGTAAACTTATTCAACAAATATTTATTGAATCCAAAGGTCGGTTCACAGAAACACTTTCCGAAAAATTGTTGTTTGAACTGAAACTTCTACCGAAAAATGAATCTTTATTTAACATCCATTTTCCAAAAAATCAAGAGTTATTAGCCAAAGCACAATTCCGACTAAAGTTTGAAGAACTCTTTTATATTCAAATGCAGTTGATTGCCAAAAACATGCTTCACAAGCAGAAAATAAAAGGCTTTAATTTTGATCAGGTAGGGACAATTTTTAATGAATTCTACAAAAACCATTTACCTTTTGAACTCACGAGAGCTCAAAAAAGAGTAATCAAAGAAATTAGAGGGGACTTGGGAAGCAATGCGCAAATGAACCGTTTGCTACAAGGTGATGTAGGTTCAGGAAAAACCATAGTTGCGGTAATGACCATGCTCTTGGCCATAGATAACGGCTACCAAGCCTGTTTAATGGCTCCTACTGAAATACTGGCCAATCAACACTTCACGGGCATCTCTGAACTTTTGAAAGGTACAGGGATTACTTGTGCTCTTTTAACCGGTTCCGTAAAGCAAAAAGACCGTCGCCCTATACACGAACAATTGGAAAGCGGAGAACTACAGATTCTTATCGGCACCCATGCTCTCCTTGAGGATAAAGTGAAATTTAAAAATTTAGGTTTGGCCATAGTGGATGAACAGCACCGTTTTGGTGTGGCGCAACGTTCCAAACTTTGGCACAAGAATGAAATTCCGCCACATATCTTGGTTATGACCGCTACACCCATACCCCGAACATTGGCCATGAGCCTGTACGGCGATTTAGATGTTTCTACAATAGATGAGCTTCCTCCTGGGCGAAAACCTATAAAAACAGTTCACAGGTATGACAGCAACCGTTTAAAAGTATTTCAATTTATTCGGGACGAAATAAAGAAAGGTCGTCAAGTTTACATCGTATATCCTCTTATTCAAGAATCCGAAGCTTTGGATTATAAAGATTTGATGGATGGCTACGAAAGTATTGCACGCGACTTTCCTATGCCAGATTATCAAATTTCCATCGTTCATGGACAAATGAAACCAGCGGACAAAGATTACGAAATGGAACGGTTTGTAAAAGGCGAAACCCAAATTATGGTTGCCACAACGGTTATTGAAGTTGGGGTTAACGTTCCCAATGCTTCAGTAATGATCATCGAGAGTGCCGAGCGATTTGGACTATCACAGTTGCACCAGCTTCGCGGTCGTGTAGGTCGCGGTGCCGACCAAAGTTTTTGCATATTAATGACAAGTCACAAATTATCTACAGAAGCTAAAACTCGCCTCCAGACCATGGTGCAAACCAACGACGGATTTGAAATAGCAGAAGTGGATTTAAAACTACGTGGACCCGGAGATATTATGGGCACACAGCAGAGCGGCGTACTCAACCTAAAGATTGCGGATATCGTAAAAGATAATGACATTCTCAAAACCGCTCGCTACCATGCCATACAACTTTTAAAAAATGACCCCTCGCTCGAAAAATCAGAAAATCTAGTCATTAGGCATGCTTATTCTCAACTTGTGAAATATAAAAATATTTGGAATTATATAAGTTGA
- a CDS encoding FMN-binding glutamate synthase family protein, which yields MEPIISFFQNISLWIWVVIAILLVALRDIFFQRSHTISHNFPVVGHFRYWLESIGPEMRQYFVANNREELPFNRIERGWIYASAKKENNYEGFGTDRDIYAHQHIFVKNQMMAYKVPADHINAIDKTFLPCAKVMGVHNNRQKPFRPRSIINVSAMSFGSLSAAAIEAMNKGVAKAGAYHNTGEGGLSSYHKQGGDVIFHFGTGYFGVRTPDGNFSMEKMKKLVAENPTIKAIEIKLSQGAKPGKGGVLPGAKITPELAEIRGVEIGKDVISPATHKAFDTIPELIQFIEDIAEETGLPVGIKGAIGKLDQWEELADLMEKSGKGPDFITVDGGEGGTGAAPPSFADHVSLPWVYGFSSLYKVFQKRKLTERIVFIGSGKLGFPAKAAMAFSMGVDCINVAREAMMSIGCIQAQVCHTNRCPAGVATQNKWLQKGINVPLKSDRLAQYFMTFRKEFLEITHASGYEHPCQYTMDDIQLNVDDNDLNRSLASSYGYNKTKVPFENMKKLHDCIHLGGKHCENSKE from the coding sequence ATGGAGCCAATAATTTCGTTTTTTCAGAATATTTCGTTGTGGATTTGGGTTGTAATCGCCATTTTGCTAGTGGCCCTTCGTGATATCTTTTTTCAGCGATCACATACCATCTCCCACAACTTTCCCGTAGTAGGTCATTTTAGATATTGGCTGGAAAGCATAGGCCCAGAAATGCGACAGTATTTTGTTGCGAATAATCGCGAAGAACTCCCTTTTAACCGTATTGAACGGGGATGGATTTATGCTTCGGCGAAGAAAGAAAATAACTACGAAGGTTTTGGTACAGATCGAGATATTTATGCCCATCAACATATATTCGTAAAGAACCAAATGATGGCCTATAAAGTGCCCGCAGATCATATCAATGCAATTGACAAGACATTTCTTCCTTGTGCCAAGGTTATGGGGGTCCACAATAATAGACAAAAACCGTTCAGGCCTAGATCTATTATTAATGTATCCGCAATGAGTTTTGGTTCTTTGTCCGCTGCTGCAATTGAAGCGATGAACAAAGGGGTTGCCAAAGCAGGTGCTTACCATAATACAGGCGAAGGCGGATTATCTTCTTACCACAAACAAGGTGGGGATGTTATTTTTCATTTTGGAACGGGTTATTTTGGGGTTCGTACACCGGACGGAAACTTCTCTATGGAGAAAATGAAAAAACTAGTTGCCGAGAACCCCACTATAAAAGCAATTGAAATAAAACTATCCCAAGGGGCAAAACCGGGCAAAGGAGGTGTTCTTCCTGGTGCCAAAATCACCCCTGAACTAGCCGAGATACGAGGTGTAGAAATTGGAAAAGACGTTATTTCTCCTGCTACTCACAAAGCATTTGACACTATACCCGAGTTGATTCAATTTATTGAGGACATTGCCGAAGAAACAGGACTACCTGTAGGTATTAAAGGAGCAATTGGTAAACTAGACCAATGGGAAGAACTTGCGGACCTAATGGAAAAATCAGGCAAAGGTCCGGATTTTATTACCGTAGACGGCGGTGAAGGTGGTACAGGTGCCGCTCCCCCATCTTTTGCCGACCACGTTTCACTACCATGGGTATATGGCTTTTCCAGCCTGTACAAAGTTTTTCAAAAAAGAAAATTAACAGAGCGTATTGTCTTTATAGGAAGTGGCAAGCTAGGTTTTCCCGCTAAGGCCGCAATGGCTTTTTCAATGGGTGTAGACTGTATAAATGTTGCTCGTGAAGCCATGATGAGCATTGGCTGTATCCAAGCGCAAGTTTGCCACACTAACCGCTGCCCTGCAGGGGTTGCCACACAGAATAAATGGCTGCAAAAAGGTATCAATGTTCCATTAAAATCCGACCGTTTAGCGCAGTACTTTATGACGTTTAGAAAAGAATTCTTAGAAATTACACATGCTTCCGGTTACGAACATCCTTGCCAGTACACTATGGATGATATTCAACTTAATGTAGATGATAATGACCTTAACCGTAGTTTGGCTTCATCTTACGGTTACAACAAGACCAAAGTGCCTTTTGAAAATATGAAAAAATTGCACGATTGTATTCACTTGGGTGGAAAGCATTGTGAAAACAGCAAAGAATAA
- a CDS encoding amidohydrolase: MKKLLVCLLFLAGNLISALAQNFEKDYKAIESRVIEWRREIHQNPELSNREFKTAEKIANHLTALGIEVQTGVAHTGVVGILKGKKPGKVIALRADIDALPVLERNDLPYKSTVKANFKGEEVPVMHACGHDTHTAILMGVAEILSNHTDKIKGTVKFIFQPAEEGPPEGEEGGALLMVKEGVLKNPDVDAIFGLHINSQTPTNVIRYKSGGTMAAAQKFVINVKGKQSHGARPWSGVDPILISAKIIDGLQTIISREAELTNEAAVITVGKITSGVRFNIIPESAEMIGTIRTLDYDMKNQINRRMEEMVTSISKAYGGEATINITDATEITYNDPDLVTQMLPTLNKVAGANNVQTQKAVTGAEDFSYFQKEVPGFFFFLGGMTRGNTESFPHHTPDFIIDDSGLLLGVKALTQMSIDFLNK; the protein is encoded by the coding sequence ATGAAAAAACTACTCGTATGTCTATTGTTCTTAGCAGGAAATCTAATTTCTGCCCTCGCACAAAATTTTGAAAAAGATTACAAAGCCATAGAGAGCAGGGTAATTGAATGGAGAAGAGAGATTCATCAAAACCCGGAACTATCCAACCGAGAATTCAAGACTGCGGAAAAAATAGCGAATCACCTTACCGCTTTAGGTATAGAAGTGCAAACCGGTGTGGCCCATACCGGTGTTGTTGGCATTTTAAAAGGGAAAAAACCGGGTAAAGTTATTGCCTTACGTGCCGATATTGATGCCTTACCGGTTCTAGAAAGAAACGACCTCCCCTACAAGTCTACGGTAAAGGCTAATTTTAAAGGGGAAGAAGTACCCGTTATGCATGCTTGTGGTCACGACACTCATACGGCCATTTTAATGGGTGTTGCAGAAATTCTATCAAATCATACCGATAAAATAAAAGGAACCGTAAAATTCATTTTTCAACCAGCAGAAGAAGGTCCTCCGGAAGGAGAAGAAGGTGGAGCGTTGCTTATGGTAAAAGAAGGAGTGCTAAAAAACCCGGATGTAGATGCTATTTTTGGACTACATATCAACTCTCAGACCCCTACCAACGTTATTCGTTATAAATCTGGAGGCACAATGGCTGCCGCACAAAAATTCGTAATCAATGTAAAAGGCAAGCAAAGTCATGGTGCACGACCTTGGTCCGGGGTTGACCCAATTTTGATTAGTGCAAAAATTATAGACGGCCTACAAACTATTATCAGCCGTGAAGCGGAACTAACCAATGAAGCTGCAGTGATTACAGTGGGAAAAATAACCAGTGGCGTGCGTTTTAACATCATCCCGGAAAGTGCGGAAATGATTGGTACCATTCGTACCTTAGATTACGATATGAAAAATCAAATCAACAGACGAATGGAAGAAATGGTCACCTCTATTTCCAAAGCCTACGGCGGAGAGGCCACAATTAACATAACGGATGCCACCGAGATTACTTATAACGACCCTGACCTGGTAACCCAAATGCTACCAACCCTAAACAAAGTGGCCGGAGCAAACAATGTACAGACACAAAAAGCCGTTACAGGAGCTGAAGATTTCTCTTATTTTCAAAAAGAAGTGCCTGGTTTCTTTTTCTTTTTAGGAGGAATGACACGGGGAAACACCGAATCGTTCCCACATCATACACCTGATTTTATAATTGACGACAGCGGATTATTGTTAGGGGTTAAAGCCTTAACTCAAATGAGCATAGATTTTCTTAATAAGTAA
- a CDS encoding patatin-like phospholipase family protein, with protein sequence MRALVISGGGSKGAFAGGVAQYLMEELHHEYDFFLGTSTGSLLISHLALAKIEKIKEVYTNVNQHSIFSNCPFTIQKKHGVHTIGIAHWNVLRNFYKGRKTFGESRNLLKLIKNTLTVEEFENLKNGPKEIIATVSNLSLNQVEYKSINDCTYEEFCEWIWISCNYTPFMSLVRKNGCEYADGGLGNMVPIEEAIKRGATEVDVIVLQTEVSHLNRLPSRNAFSLLTTMFEYMLDRIEHQNIRIGKYVARHNDAIINFYYTPTVLTTNSLIFDKEKMTVWWESGYNFAKFKNTELNQIEPEKGEVL encoded by the coding sequence ATGAGGGCATTGGTTATATCAGGCGGAGGAAGTAAAGGGGCCTTTGCAGGTGGCGTTGCACAGTATCTAATGGAAGAACTTCATCATGAATATGATTTTTTTCTTGGTACCTCTACAGGGAGTCTACTTATTTCTCACCTCGCACTGGCTAAAATAGAAAAGATAAAAGAGGTATACACGAATGTAAATCAGCATAGTATATTTAGTAACTGCCCTTTTACTATACAAAAAAAGCATGGCGTACATACTATAGGTATTGCCCATTGGAACGTGCTTAGGAATTTTTACAAAGGGAGAAAGACTTTTGGCGAAAGTAGAAACCTTCTTAAGCTTATTAAAAACACCTTAACCGTAGAGGAGTTTGAAAATTTAAAAAACGGACCCAAAGAAATAATAGCAACCGTTTCCAATCTATCCTTAAATCAAGTAGAATACAAGAGTATTAATGATTGTACATACGAGGAATTTTGTGAATGGATTTGGATTTCTTGTAACTACACACCTTTTATGAGTTTAGTGCGTAAAAATGGCTGCGAATATGCAGATGGTGGCCTCGGAAATATGGTGCCGATTGAGGAAGCTATAAAACGAGGGGCTACAGAGGTTGATGTTATTGTTTTACAAACTGAAGTAAGTCATTTAAACCGACTCCCATCTCGAAACGCATTCTCGTTGCTGACTACTATGTTTGAATATATGTTGGATAGAATAGAACATCAAAACATTAGGATAGGAAAATATGTTGCTAGGCACAACGATGCGATTATCAATTTTTACTATACACCCACGGTGCTCACCACAAATTCCTTAATTTTTGATAAGGAAAAAATGACGGTCTGGTGGGAGAGTGGCTATAACTTCGCAAAATTTAAAAATACCGAGCTAAACCAAATAGAGCCGGAAAAAGGAGAAGTGCTGTAA
- a CDS encoding M1 family metallopeptidase — protein sequence MRNLFALLFFSSIFFCFGQHQDKVDFIKGDIYVSPVPLAKEIKGGVVYRFNVLQNVDSVFLDAKNMTFSKVELDGETTNFIQTERTISIHKKFKKGQSHKLVIEYLAKPKQTVYFLGWEDDIDWNEQIWTQGQGKYTSHWLPSFDDMNEKVVFDIAIQASRKYNVIANGKLVLVPFESDENPVWLFDMEKPMSSYLLAFAIGNYKTQELISSSGVPIANYYYEKDSSKVEPTYRYTKRIFDLLESEIGVPYPWQNYKQIPVRDFLYAGMENTGATIFSDGYVIDSTAFVDKNYVNVNAHELAHQWFGNLVTEKDGNHHWLHEGFATYYAYLAEKEIFREDHFYWKLFSTAKNLYKISQEGQGQALIDPKASSATFYEKGAWALVMLKDKVGEEAFKKGVSAYLNKHQFKNVTIDDFITDLELASDQKLSGFRKKWLYSKEFPREDVETFLKSKNASIHRFFQVRDNDINLEKWLREKRPIQFKEALIDEFQKEIVEQGLVFLLIQDVNLKIRQKGIQLINKIPAEQKGLVEKLLKDKSYITQELALYKLWSSFPESQKAYLDATKGVIGLPNKNVRLLWLLLAVATNGYEPQNTTSYFDKLSGYTSPEYGWEIRISAFQYLQEIGFSDEALTNLMKATNHHSWQFKKFARRLTNQLLEDKDYKARIHNLIKKLNEDESRYIKTKLN from the coding sequence ATGAGAAACCTTTTTGCACTTTTATTTTTCAGTTCGATATTTTTCTGTTTTGGTCAACATCAGGATAAAGTCGACTTTATAAAGGGGGATATATATGTTTCACCGGTTCCTTTGGCAAAGGAGATCAAAGGTGGTGTAGTGTATCGTTTTAATGTACTTCAAAATGTAGATTCCGTTTTTCTTGATGCCAAGAATATGACGTTCAGTAAAGTGGAGTTGGATGGTGAAACAACCAATTTTATTCAAACGGAACGTACCATTTCAATTCATAAGAAATTTAAAAAAGGCCAATCTCATAAGCTTGTTATTGAATATCTGGCCAAACCAAAACAGACTGTTTATTTCTTAGGTTGGGAAGATGATATAGATTGGAATGAACAGATTTGGACGCAAGGTCAAGGTAAGTATACAAGTCATTGGTTACCTAGCTTTGATGATATGAACGAGAAGGTAGTATTTGATATTGCTATTCAAGCGAGCAGGAAATATAATGTGATAGCCAATGGTAAATTGGTGTTGGTTCCGTTTGAAAGCGACGAGAACCCGGTGTGGCTCTTTGATATGGAAAAACCCATGAGTAGCTATTTATTGGCTTTTGCTATTGGGAATTATAAAACACAAGAATTGATATCTTCAAGTGGCGTTCCCATAGCTAATTACTATTACGAAAAGGATAGTAGTAAGGTAGAGCCTACTTATCGTTATACAAAAAGAATTTTTGACCTTTTAGAAAGTGAAATCGGGGTTCCGTATCCGTGGCAGAATTACAAGCAGATTCCCGTTCGTGATTTTCTATATGCTGGAATGGAGAATACAGGGGCGACTATTTTTTCTGATGGCTACGTTATTGATTCCACTGCTTTTGTAGATAAGAATTATGTGAACGTTAATGCTCATGAGTTGGCGCACCAATGGTTCGGGAATCTGGTTACCGAAAAAGATGGGAATCATCATTGGTTACATGAAGGTTTTGCCACGTATTATGCATATTTAGCTGAAAAGGAAATTTTTAGAGAGGACCATTTTTACTGGAAGTTGTTCAGTACGGCCAAAAATCTTTACAAAATATCTCAAGAAGGGCAGGGCCAAGCTTTGATTGACCCAAAGGCGAGTAGTGCTACTTTTTATGAAAAGGGAGCTTGGGCTCTGGTAATGCTAAAAGATAAGGTAGGGGAGGAAGCTTTTAAAAAAGGAGTGTCGGCATATTTGAACAAACATCAATTTAAAAATGTGACCATTGATGATTTTATAACTGATTTAGAACTGGCTTCTGATCAGAAATTAAGTGGTTTCAGAAAAAAGTGGTTGTATTCAAAGGAGTTTCCAAGAGAAGATGTTGAAACCTTTTTAAAATCTAAAAACGCTTCTATACACAGGTTTTTTCAGGTCAGGGATAATGATATCAATTTAGAAAAGTGGCTGCGCGAAAAGCGACCCATACAGTTTAAGGAGGCTTTAATAGACGAATTTCAGAAAGAGATAGTAGAGCAAGGGTTAGTATTTCTATTGATTCAGGATGTTAATTTAAAAATACGCCAAAAAGGAATTCAACTTATAAATAAAATTCCAGCTGAGCAGAAAGGGTTAGTGGAAAAATTACTAAAGGATAAAAGTTATATTACACAGGAGCTCGCTCTGTACAAACTTTGGTCATCTTTTCCAGAAAGTCAGAAGGCTTATTTGGATGCAACAAAAGGAGTAATTGGTCTGCCTAATAAAAATGTGCGTTTGTTATGGTTGTTACTAGCTGTGGCAACCAATGGTTATGAACCTCAAAATACAACCTCGTATTTTGATAAGCTCAGTGGTTATACTTCGCCAGAATATGGATGGGAAATTAGAATTTCTGCGTTTCAGTACTTACAAGAAATTGGTTTTTCGGATGAAGCACTGACAAATTTAATGAAGGCGACGAATCATCATTCATGGCAGTTCAAGAAATTTGCTAGGAGATTGACCAATCAGCTTTTAGAGGATAAGGATTATAAAGCTCGAATTCATAACTTGATTAAGAAACTAAATGAAGACGAATCACGTTATATTAAAACCAAACTAAATTAA
- a CDS encoding DNA topoisomerase IV subunit B, giving the protein MSDNSNYTEDNIRSLDWKEHIRLRPGMYIGKLGDGSSADDGIYILLKETIDNCIDEFVMGAGKTVEISIHGDKVIVRDYGRGIPLGKVVDVVSKMNTGGKYDSRAFKKSVGLNGVGTKAVNALSSYFRVESTRDGKSKSAEFQIGELQNEELLEETTRRRGTKVSFTPDETIFKKFKYRAEYVERMLKNYVYLNPGLTIVFNGEKYYSENGLKDLLEDNNNTEDFLYPVIHLKGDDIEIALTHSKTQYSEEYHSFVNGQNTTQGGTHQTAFREALVKTIREFYGKNYESSDIRKSVISAISIKVMEPVFESQTKTKLGSTDMGGDLPTVRTYINDFVGKYLDNYLHKNPDTREALQRKILQAERERKELSGIRKLAKDRAKKANLHNKKLRDCRIHLGDTKKDRNLESTLFITEGDSASGSITKSRDVNTQAVFSLKGKPLNSYGLSKKIVYENEEFNLLQAALNIEESMEDLRYNNIVIATDADVDGMHIRLLLITFFLQFFPELIKENHLYILQTPLFRVRNKKETIYCYSEEERRDAIDKLSGKPEITRFKGLGEISPDEFQHFIGDDIRLEPVMLDKAMSIEQLLSFYMGKNTPDRQKFIINNLKVEVDLVE; this is encoded by the coding sequence ATGTCCGACAATTCCAATTACACAGAAGATAACATACGTTCACTTGATTGGAAAGAGCACATTCGACTGAGACCCGGTATGTATATCGGTAAGTTGGGTGATGGCTCCTCAGCTGATGATGGTATTTATATTCTGCTTAAAGAAACCATTGATAACTGTATTGATGAATTTGTGATGGGCGCGGGTAAAACCGTCGAAATTTCAATTCATGGTGATAAAGTAATCGTTCGCGATTACGGTCGTGGTATTCCTTTGGGCAAGGTTGTGGACGTGGTTTCTAAAATGAATACGGGTGGTAAGTATGATTCCCGGGCGTTCAAAAAATCCGTTGGTTTAAACGGTGTAGGTACGAAAGCGGTAAACGCACTTTCTAGCTATTTTCGTGTGGAAAGTACAAGGGATGGCAAGTCTAAGTCCGCGGAATTCCAAATTGGTGAACTTCAAAATGAAGAGCTATTGGAGGAAACTACACGCCGCCGTGGTACAAAAGTTAGTTTTACGCCAGATGAAACCATTTTCAAAAAGTTTAAATACAGGGCAGAGTATGTAGAACGCATGCTTAAAAATTATGTGTACCTGAACCCAGGCCTGACCATTGTTTTTAATGGCGAGAAATATTACTCGGAAAACGGGTTAAAAGATTTACTGGAGGATAATAACAACACCGAGGATTTTCTTTACCCTGTTATTCATTTAAAAGGCGATGATATTGAAATTGCCCTCACGCATAGCAAAACACAATACAGTGAAGAGTATCACTCGTTCGTAAACGGACAAAATACCACACAGGGAGGGACGCACCAAACAGCTTTTCGAGAAGCTTTGGTGAAAACAATCCGTGAGTTCTACGGAAAAAACTATGAATCTTCCGATATAAGAAAATCTGTAATTTCGGCCATTTCCATTAAGGTGATGGAGCCGGTTTTTGAAAGTCAAACAAAGACAAAGCTAGGTTCCACGGATATGGGGGGCGATTTACCTACCGTTAGAACCTACATAAACGACTTCGTAGGAAAGTATCTTGACAATTATTTGCATAAAAATCCAGATACAAGGGAAGCCCTACAGCGTAAAATTTTGCAAGCCGAACGAGAGCGTAAAGAACTATCGGGCATTCGTAAATTAGCGAAGGACCGGGCTAAAAAGGCAAACCTTCACAATAAAAAACTACGTGATTGCCGTATTCACCTGGGCGACACAAAAAAAGATAGGAATTTAGAGAGTACCCTTTTTATTACCGAGGGGGATTCGGCTTCTGGTTCCATCACCAAATCACGTGACGTGAATACCCAGGCGGTTTTCAGTTTAAAGGGAAAGCCATTAAACTCTTACGGGTTGTCCAAGAAGATAGTTTATGAAAACGAAGAATTCAATTTGCTGCAGGCGGCATTGAATATTGAAGAGTCCATGGAAGACCTTCGTTATAACAATATAGTAATCGCGACCGATGCGGATGTTGACGGTATGCACATTCGTTTATTATTGATTACCTTCTTTTTGCAGTTCTTTCCCGAACTGATAAAAGAAAATCATCTGTATATATTGCAGACGCCTTTGTTCCGTGTTCGGAACAAGAAGGAAACTATTTATTGCTATAGCGAAGAGGAGAGGAGAGATGCAATTGATAAGCTTTCCGGCAAACCGGAGATCACCCGCTTTAAAGGTTTGGGTGAAATTTCCCCAGATGAGTTTCAGCATTTTATTGGGGATGATATAAGGCTTGAGCCTGTAATGCTTGATAAGGCGATGTCCATAGAGCAACTGTTAAGTTTTTATATGGGCAAGAATACGCCAGACCGACAAAAATTTATTATCAACAACCTTAAAGTAGAGGTTGACCTTGTAGAATAA